Proteins from a single region of Candidatus Eisenbacteria bacterium:
- a CDS encoding nuclear transport factor 2 family protein — protein MITLEAFDRQEATFARAFAAGDVEQARMLYCPEVVYLSPTVRLFDWPRRIEGVDRTLEFIALTIARCRDIDYRCVERALVAESGATFARIQFDWTLDARRLRSTYVVVYRYRDDRIRQQELYYDPSAPPDVVG, from the coding sequence ATGATCACCCTCGAGGCCTTCGATCGGCAGGAGGCGACCTTCGCGCGCGCCTTCGCCGCAGGCGACGTCGAGCAGGCGCGCATGCTCTACTGCCCGGAGGTCGTATACCTGAGCCCGACGGTGCGCCTCTTCGATTGGCCCCGCCGCATCGAGGGCGTCGATCGGACGCTCGAGTTCATCGCCCTCACGATCGCGCGCTGCCGGGACATCGACTACCGGTGCGTCGAGCGCGCCCTCGTCGCGGAGTCGGGCGCGACCTTCGCGCGCATCCAGTTCGACTGGACCCTCGACGCCCGGCGTCTCCGATCGACCTACGTCGTCGTCTATCGGTACCGGGACGACCGCATCCGCCAGCAGGAGCTGTACTACGACCCGAGCGCACCGCCCGACGTCGTCGGCTGA